From the Rhodococcus sp. NBC_00297 genome, one window contains:
- a CDS encoding short-chain fatty acid transporter, with protein sequence MAVRDTDAPAEKGLARTAQALARGTEKWFPDAYIFALVGVLVVAIAAFANGSSPQNVVDAFGNGFWDLTAFTLQMAMVVLTGYVVATSPPVARLITRLAALPNNPRTAVSFVALMSCSVSFLNWGLSLVFGGLLARAIARRRDLSVDYRALGAAAFMGLGAVWALGMSSSAAQLQATASSLPPALLRITGVLDFGTTIFTWQSLVMCVIIIVLTVIIAHLSAPTGAAIKTAEAMDVNLDDTIAEPPTRTRPGEWLEYSRILPILAGAMTLGWLVSQLLSKPVLSVVSSLNGYLLVFLMLGLVLHGTPRRFLDAVAKAVPATAGILVQFPLYAAMAAILTTSEGRGGVTVSEHLATFFTEVGGGGAFAVVIAVYTVILGLFVPSGGGKWLVEAPYVMQSATDVQMNLGWTVQIYNVAEALPNLINPFFMLPLLAVLGLRARDLIGFTFLQFLFHFPVVLLLVWLLGTTFTFEPPVIPA encoded by the coding sequence ATGGCAGTCCGCGACACCGACGCACCCGCGGAGAAGGGTCTGGCGCGAACAGCCCAGGCACTGGCCCGCGGCACCGAGAAGTGGTTCCCCGACGCCTACATCTTCGCGCTGGTCGGCGTGCTCGTGGTGGCGATCGCCGCGTTCGCGAACGGATCGTCGCCGCAGAACGTGGTCGACGCGTTCGGCAACGGATTCTGGGACCTGACGGCGTTCACTCTGCAGATGGCCATGGTCGTGCTCACCGGGTACGTCGTGGCCACGTCGCCACCCGTGGCGCGGCTGATCACGAGACTGGCCGCGCTGCCGAACAATCCACGCACGGCGGTCAGCTTCGTCGCGCTCATGTCGTGCTCGGTGTCGTTCCTGAACTGGGGTCTCAGCCTCGTCTTCGGTGGACTGCTCGCTCGTGCCATCGCCCGGCGACGCGATCTGAGCGTCGACTACCGCGCGCTCGGCGCCGCGGCGTTCATGGGCCTGGGCGCGGTGTGGGCACTGGGCATGTCGTCGTCCGCGGCGCAGCTCCAGGCCACCGCGAGCTCGCTCCCGCCGGCCCTGCTCCGCATCACCGGAGTCCTGGACTTCGGCACCACCATCTTCACGTGGCAGTCACTGGTCATGTGCGTGATCATCATCGTGCTGACGGTGATCATCGCGCACCTCTCCGCTCCCACCGGTGCGGCGATCAAGACCGCCGAGGCCATGGACGTGAATCTCGACGACACCATCGCCGAGCCGCCGACGCGCACCCGTCCGGGCGAGTGGCTCGAGTACAGCCGCATCCTCCCGATCCTCGCCGGGGCGATGACGCTGGGATGGCTGGTGTCGCAACTGCTCTCGAAGCCCGTGCTGTCGGTGGTGAGCAGCCTCAACGGCTACCTGCTGGTGTTCCTGATGCTGGGACTCGTGCTGCACGGCACACCGCGACGGTTCCTCGATGCCGTCGCCAAGGCCGTACCCGCCACAGCGGGGATCCTGGTGCAGTTCCCGCTGTACGCCGCGATGGCCGCGATTCTGACCACATCCGAAGGGCGGGGCGGAGTCACGGTGTCCGAGCACCTGGCCACGTTCTTCACCGAGGTCGGCGGTGGCGGAGCCTTCGCTGTGGTCATCGCCGTCTACACCGTGATCCTGGGACTCTTCGTCCCGTCGGGCGGAGGCAAGTGGTTGGTCGAGGCGCCGTACGTCATGCAGTCCGCCACCGACGTGCAGATGAACCTCGGCTGGACCGTGCAGATCTACAACGTGGCCGAGGCGCTACCCAACCTGATCAACCCGTTCTTCATGCTGCCGTTGCTCGCCGTCCTGGGTCTGCGGGCGCGCGATCTCATCGGATTCACGTTCCTGCAGTTTCTCTTCCACTTCCCGGTGGTGCTGCTGCTCGTCTGGCTGCTCGGGACGACGTTCACCTTCGAGCCGCCCGTGATCCCTGCCTGA
- a CDS encoding MmcQ/YjbR family DNA-binding protein, translating to MATEDDVRRIALALREVTEKPSYGTPGFRVKDRLFARVHEMPDVLLLRRPSVEDREALISSNPAAFFTTDHYEGHASVLVRLPEVDVDELRDLIEEAWECRAPVTVRKLGPRPE from the coding sequence ATGGCGACAGAGGACGACGTCCGACGTATCGCACTCGCGCTGCGCGAGGTGACGGAGAAGCCGTCGTACGGCACTCCCGGCTTCCGCGTGAAGGACCGACTGTTCGCACGGGTCCACGAGATGCCCGACGTTCTGCTGCTCCGCAGACCGAGCGTCGAGGACCGCGAGGCCCTCATCAGCTCGAACCCGGCAGCGTTCTTCACCACCGATCACTACGAGGGTCACGCGTCGGTGCTCGTGCGACTGCCCGAGGTGGACGTCGACGAGCTTCGTGACCTGATCGAGGAAGCGTGGGAGTGCCGCGCTCCGGTGACCGTCAGGAAGCTCGGGCCGAGACCGGAGTGA
- a CDS encoding Ppx/GppA phosphatase family protein, translated as MRVAAIDCGTNSIRLLVADVDDDGLRDLAREMRVVRLGQGVDATGSFAPEAIDRTEAALLEYVDIITELGGVDAVRMVATSATRDADNRDLFFDMTRRTLASVADGAVAEVISGDEEARLSFAGAVGDLDPDEGPFLVVDLGGGSTELVLGDADGVRAAFSADIGCVRLTERCLRTDPPTEAERRAGQTFTSERLQPAFDAVPVKDARTWVGVAGTMTTLSAVAQNLPAYDPDAIHLSRIPFTDLRDVCDRLLGMTRADRAVLGPMHPGRVDVIGGGSLVAATLAEHIGAETGIDSLVVSEHDILDGIALSVAGR; from the coding sequence ATGAGGGTCGCTGCGATCGACTGCGGAACCAACTCCATCCGTCTGCTCGTGGCCGACGTGGACGACGACGGTCTCCGCGATCTCGCGCGCGAGATGCGTGTGGTCCGGCTGGGGCAGGGTGTCGACGCGACCGGGTCGTTCGCACCCGAGGCGATCGACCGCACCGAGGCGGCGCTGCTCGAGTACGTCGACATCATCACCGAGCTGGGCGGTGTCGACGCGGTGCGCATGGTCGCGACGTCGGCCACACGCGACGCCGACAATCGTGATCTGTTCTTCGACATGACGCGCCGGACCCTCGCCTCCGTCGCGGACGGTGCAGTGGCCGAGGTCATCTCGGGCGACGAGGAGGCTCGTCTGTCCTTCGCCGGGGCGGTCGGCGATCTGGATCCGGACGAGGGGCCGTTCCTCGTGGTCGATCTCGGCGGCGGCTCCACCGAGCTGGTGCTCGGAGATGCCGACGGCGTGCGCGCCGCCTTCTCCGCCGACATCGGATGTGTTCGGCTCACCGAGCGGTGCCTGCGCACCGATCCACCCACCGAGGCCGAGCGCAGGGCAGGGCAGACCTTCACCTCCGAGCGCCTCCAGCCGGCGTTCGACGCGGTACCCGTGAAGGATGCCCGCACCTGGGTCGGGGTTGCCGGGACCATGACCACCCTCTCGGCCGTGGCACAGAATCTTCCCGCCTACGATCCGGACGCGATCCACTTGTCGCGCATCCCGTTCACCGATCTGCGCGATGTCTGTGATCGTCTGCTCGGCATGACGAGGGCGGACCGTGCCGTGCTCGGCCCGATGCATCCCGGTCGCGTCGACGTCATCGGCGGAGGATCCCTCGTCGCGGCCACACTCGCCGAGCACATCGGTGCCGAAACCGGAATCGACAGCCTGGTCGTGAGCGAGCACGACATCCTCGACGGGATCGCTCTCAGCGTCGCCGGGCGATGA
- a CDS encoding DUF501 domain-containing protein: MSDVSREDLDAVSAQLGREPRGVLEIAYRTPDGRPAVVRTAPKLPDGTPFPTLFYLTDPRLTAEASRQESAGVMREMTERLQQDEELAAAYLRAHEGYLAERNEIESLGTDFTGGGMPDRVKCLHVLMAHSLAKGPGANPLGDESVALAAEGPLRGTALPADWPTIEELRA; this comes from the coding sequence GTGAGCGACGTGTCGCGCGAAGACCTCGACGCCGTGTCCGCCCAGCTCGGACGAGAGCCGCGCGGCGTGCTCGAGATCGCCTACCGCACCCCGGACGGCCGTCCCGCCGTCGTCAGGACGGCGCCGAAGCTGCCCGACGGAACGCCGTTCCCCACCCTCTTCTACCTCACGGATCCGCGTCTGACGGCCGAGGCGAGCCGCCAGGAATCCGCCGGTGTCATGCGCGAGATGACCGAGCGGCTGCAGCAGGACGAGGAGCTCGCGGCGGCCTACCTGCGTGCCCACGAGGGTTATCTGGCCGAGCGCAACGAGATCGAGTCGCTCGGAACCGATTTCACCGGCGGCGGGATGCCGGACCGGGTCAAGTGTCTGCACGTGTTGATGGCGCACTCGCTGGCCAAGGGTCCGGGTGCCAATCCGCTGGGCGACGAGTCGGTGGCGCTGGCCGCCGAGGGGCCCCTGCGTGGCACGGCCCTGCCCGCGGACTGGCCCACCATCGAGGAGCTCCGAGCATGA
- a CDS encoding FtsB family cell division protein yields the protein MADRDSRRSAARPGGRSPRRDARPGRSTRRDGSGASQPRTVAGAVNDVVTEGAALVGRRGRRRGGEKKERTFLGLSTGKAVVLAVVICALALTLAVPLRTYISQRGDAAQVAAERVALEQRVAELQIRKDQTDDPAYITAQARERLGYVMPGETPYQVQLPGARARSDIENDPPPPPPGPWYSDLWSTATTPR from the coding sequence ATGGCGGACCGGGACTCTCGACGCAGTGCGGCACGGCCGGGTGGCCGTTCGCCGCGCCGTGACGCGCGTCCCGGTCGATCCACGCGCCGCGACGGGTCCGGGGCCTCGCAGCCCCGGACCGTCGCCGGCGCGGTCAACGACGTCGTCACCGAGGGTGCCGCACTGGTCGGTCGGCGCGGACGCCGCCGCGGCGGCGAGAAGAAGGAACGCACGTTCCTCGGCCTGTCCACGGGCAAGGCCGTCGTCCTCGCCGTGGTGATCTGCGCTCTCGCCCTGACTCTCGCAGTTCCGTTGCGGACGTACATCTCCCAGCGCGGGGACGCCGCCCAGGTGGCCGCCGAGCGAGTGGCGCTCGAACAGCGCGTGGCCGAGCTCCAGATCCGCAAGGACCAGACCGACGATCCGGCCTACATCACCGCACAGGCACGCGAGCGCCTCGGTTACGTCATGCCCGGCGAGACCCCCTATCAAGTCCAGTTGCCCGGCGCGCGTGCACGATCGGACATCGAGAACGATCCGCCGCCGCCCCCGCCCGGACCCTGGTACAGCGACCTGTGGTCCACGGCGACCACCCCACGGTGA
- the eno gene encoding phosphopyruvate hydratase codes for MAIIEQVGAREILDSRGNPTVEVEVALDDGTLTRAAVPSGASTGEHEAVELRDGGDRYGGKGVEKAVNAVLDEIAPAVIGLDAIEQRTVDQALLDLDGTADKSRLGANALLGVSLAVAKGAAESAGLELFRYLGGPNAHILPVPMMNIINGGAHADSGVDVQEFMIAPIGAPTFKEALRWGAEVYHALKSVLKAKGLSTGLGDEGGFAPDLAGTKAALDLISEAVGKTGLTLGSDIALALDVAATEFFTAGTGYAFEGNTRTAEEMSAFYADLLNQYPLVSIEDPLDENDWDGWVALTDSIGDRVQIVGDDLFVTNPERLEEGIVKGAANALLVKVNQIGTLTETLDAVDLAHRSGYRTMMSHRSGETEDTTIADLAVAVGSGQIKTGAPARSERVAKYNQLLRIEEALGDAARYSGELAFPRLDFTSKDS; via the coding sequence GTGGCCATCATCGAACAGGTCGGAGCTCGCGAGATTCTCGACTCACGTGGCAACCCCACGGTCGAGGTCGAGGTCGCGCTCGACGACGGCACGCTGACCCGTGCAGCGGTGCCCTCGGGGGCCTCCACCGGTGAGCACGAGGCCGTCGAGCTCCGCGACGGCGGCGATCGCTACGGCGGCAAGGGTGTCGAGAAGGCCGTCAACGCCGTGCTCGACGAGATCGCGCCGGCCGTCATCGGCCTCGACGCCATCGAGCAGCGCACGGTCGACCAGGCACTGCTCGACCTCGACGGCACCGCCGACAAGTCGCGCCTCGGCGCGAACGCCCTGCTCGGTGTCTCGCTCGCCGTGGCCAAGGGTGCCGCGGAGTCCGCCGGACTGGAGCTCTTCCGATACCTGGGTGGACCCAACGCCCACATCCTGCCGGTGCCGATGATGAACATCATCAACGGTGGCGCCCACGCCGACAGCGGCGTCGACGTGCAGGAATTCATGATCGCCCCCATCGGTGCGCCGACCTTCAAGGAGGCCCTGCGCTGGGGCGCCGAGGTCTACCACGCACTGAAGTCGGTCCTCAAGGCCAAGGGCCTGTCGACCGGGCTCGGCGACGAGGGCGGTTTCGCCCCCGACCTCGCGGGCACCAAGGCCGCACTCGACCTCATCTCGGAAGCCGTCGGCAAGACCGGTCTCACGCTGGGCTCCGACATCGCTCTCGCGCTCGATGTCGCCGCCACCGAGTTCTTCACCGCCGGAACGGGATACGCCTTCGAGGGCAACACCCGCACCGCGGAGGAGATGTCGGCGTTCTACGCGGACCTGCTGAACCAGTACCCGCTCGTCTCCATCGAGGATCCGCTCGACGAGAACGACTGGGACGGCTGGGTCGCCCTCACCGACAGCATCGGTGACCGGGTCCAGATCGTCGGCGACGATCTGTTCGTCACCAACCCGGAGCGCCTCGAGGAGGGCATCGTCAAGGGAGCCGCCAACGCTCTCCTGGTGAAGGTCAACCAGATCGGCACGCTGACCGAGACCCTCGACGCCGTCGATCTCGCGCACCGCAGTGGCTACCGCACGATGATGAGCCACCGCAGCGGCGAGACCGAGGACACCACCATCGCCGATCTCGCCGTCGCCGTGGGCAGCGGACAGATCAAGACCGGTGCCCCGGCTCGCAGCGAGCGCGTCGCCAAGTACAACCAGCTGCTGCGCATCGAGGAGGCACTCGGCGACGCCGCGCGCTACTCGGGCGAGCTGGCGTTCCCGCGGCTCGACTTCACCTCGAAGGACAGCTGA
- a CDS encoding lytic transglycosylase domain-containing protein, protein MLPSRSRRLRVVAAALATAAVVSGCGALDLDPGRPAVEIPEGIPPGPGAPVPPIDVDAPGRSADLLAGWAEPLVDPTGIGRTALEAYGHAAAVMARSSPGCGLAWTTLAGIGRIESRHGTFGGSSVGPDGTATPPIRGVPLDGTAGNAEIADTDGGELDGDTVFDRAMGPMQFIPETWRKWGVDANGDGRADPDNLDDAALTAGRYLCARGGDLTTAEGWQAALMAYNLSGVYLRDVRDAASAYSVGARPS, encoded by the coding sequence ATGCTCCCATCGCGCTCCCGGCGCCTCCGCGTCGTCGCGGCTGCGCTCGCCACGGCCGCCGTCGTCTCCGGCTGTGGCGCCCTCGATCTGGATCCGGGCAGACCCGCGGTGGAGATCCCCGAGGGAATCCCGCCGGGGCCCGGAGCGCCCGTGCCGCCGATCGACGTGGACGCGCCCGGTCGCTCGGCCGACCTGCTCGCCGGCTGGGCGGAACCGCTGGTCGACCCCACCGGAATCGGCCGCACCGCGCTCGAGGCCTACGGCCACGCGGCCGCGGTCATGGCCCGCTCGTCACCAGGGTGCGGTCTGGCCTGGACCACTCTCGCCGGGATCGGCCGTATCGAGAGTCGTCACGGCACCTTCGGTGGATCGTCCGTCGGTCCCGACGGCACCGCGACCCCGCCCATCCGCGGAGTGCCCCTCGACGGCACCGCCGGCAACGCGGAGATCGCCGACACCGACGGCGGAGAACTGGACGGCGACACCGTCTTCGACCGCGCCATGGGACCGATGCAGTTCATCCCCGAGACCTGGCGCAAGTGGGGCGTGGACGCCAACGGGGACGGCCGCGCCGACCCCGACAACCTCGACGACGCCGCGCTCACCGCGGGGCGTTACCTCTGCGCCCGTGGGGGAGACCTCACCACCGCGGAGGGGTGGCAGGCCGCCCTCATGGCCTACAACCTGTCGGGGGTCTACCTGAGGGACGTCCGCGACGCGGCCTCCGCCTACTCCGTCGGTGCCCGGCCGTCCTGA
- the efeU gene encoding iron uptake transporter permease EfeU produces MVGSGLIGVREGLETGIVVMILVAFLVKSDRRDALKWVWTGVSAAVGMVAVVFAVIHLGTSTVTGLTAEIIAGIASLIAVAIVTGMVLWMRSAAASISGTLKAGMARALDVGPVAVTSLAFLAVGREGIETAILMVGYAENTNGSSWPLLGLLAGIAVAALLTVLLYFGAVRIDFARFFRWTGVFLVFVAAGILAYGLRALQIGGILPGGSATAFDISDTWDAGSWYGTVVAGIFNFRPEPTVLQVAAWVLYLVVVLPLFLRRPKTVPRVTAPQPQPAAS; encoded by the coding sequence ATGGTCGGCAGTGGACTGATCGGCGTCCGGGAGGGACTCGAGACCGGCATCGTCGTGATGATCCTGGTCGCGTTCCTCGTGAAGTCCGACCGCCGCGACGCGCTGAAGTGGGTGTGGACGGGCGTCTCGGCCGCCGTGGGCATGGTCGCCGTCGTGTTCGCCGTCATCCACCTCGGCACCTCGACGGTCACGGGCCTCACCGCCGAGATCATCGCCGGCATCGCCTCGCTGATCGCCGTCGCGATCGTCACCGGCATGGTGTTGTGGATGCGGTCGGCCGCCGCCTCCATCTCCGGCACGTTGAAGGCCGGCATGGCCCGCGCGCTCGACGTCGGGCCGGTGGCCGTCACATCGCTCGCCTTTCTGGCGGTCGGGCGCGAAGGAATCGAGACGGCGATCCTCATGGTCGGCTACGCGGAGAACACCAACGGCAGTTCCTGGCCGCTGCTGGGTCTGCTGGCCGGAATCGCCGTCGCTGCATTACTCACCGTCCTCCTGTACTTCGGAGCAGTGCGCATCGACTTCGCCCGGTTCTTCCGCTGGACGGGCGTCTTCCTCGTGTTCGTCGCCGCCGGAATCCTGGCGTACGGACTGCGCGCTCTGCAGATCGGCGGAATCCTCCCCGGCGGCAGCGCGACCGCGTTCGACATCAGCGACACCTGGGACGCGGGCAGTTGGTACGGCACCGTCGTCGCCGGCATCTTCAACTTCCGCCCCGAGCCGACCGTTCTGCAGGTCGCGGCCTGGGTGCTCTACCTCGTCGTCGTCCTGCCCCTGTTCCTCCGGCGGCCGAAGACCGTGCCACGAGTCACCGCACCGCAGCCACAACCCGCCGCGTCCTGA
- the efeO gene encoding iron uptake system protein EfeO, whose amino-acid sequence MRTTTRLLFCAAALPLALTACTEKEATTSAEGGDIVVDATDSSCDVGTTSAQTGSSTFQVTNNGSKVTEFYVYGEGDRVMGEIENIGPGVSRQLIVALPEPATYQTACKPGMVGDGLRGDFVVTGDAKESDADGTLAEAADGYKRYVVSQVTALQETTASFVTAVTSGDVEGAKAQFPLVRTYYERIEPVAESFPDDLDPRIDLREPDVEPGAEWTGFHRLEKDLWAQGLQPDTNAIAAQLKADVDELVAGVQSPDFVIDPITVAGGAQGLLDEVAQTKITGEEDFFSHTDLYDFQANVDGSQAAVAALAPVLSERDPELAATIEQRFAELDTELAKYRQGDGFVSYDTVTEPQRQDLSKKIDALSASVSQVQGVVAGA is encoded by the coding sequence ATGCGCACCACCACCCGCCTCCTCTTCTGCGCCGCCGCGCTGCCGCTGGCACTCACGGCCTGCACCGAGAAGGAGGCCACGACCTCGGCCGAGGGCGGCGACATCGTGGTCGACGCGACCGACAGCTCGTGCGACGTCGGTACGACGAGTGCACAGACGGGCAGCTCCACCTTCCAGGTGACCAACAACGGCTCCAAGGTCACCGAGTTCTACGTCTACGGCGAGGGCGACCGCGTCATGGGCGAGATCGAGAACATCGGGCCCGGCGTCTCCCGCCAGCTCATCGTCGCGCTGCCCGAGCCCGCCACGTACCAGACCGCGTGCAAGCCGGGCATGGTCGGCGACGGCCTCCGCGGCGACTTCGTCGTCACGGGTGACGCCAAGGAGTCCGACGCCGACGGGACGCTCGCCGAGGCGGCCGACGGTTACAAGCGCTACGTCGTCAGCCAGGTCACGGCGTTGCAGGAGACGACGGCGTCGTTCGTCACCGCGGTCACGTCCGGCGACGTCGAGGGCGCCAAGGCCCAGTTCCCGCTCGTCCGCACCTACTACGAGCGCATCGAACCCGTCGCGGAGAGCTTCCCCGACGATCTCGACCCCCGCATCGACCTGCGCGAGCCGGACGTCGAGCCGGGTGCCGAGTGGACCGGGTTCCACCGCTTGGAGAAGGACCTGTGGGCACAGGGGCTCCAGCCGGACACGAACGCGATCGCCGCGCAGTTGAAGGCGGACGTCGACGAACTGGTCGCGGGCGTGCAGTCCCCCGACTTCGTGATCGACCCGATCACGGTGGCGGGCGGCGCACAGGGCCTCCTCGACGAGGTCGCCCAGACGAAGATCACCGGTGAGGAGGACTTCTTCTCCCACACCGACCTGTACGACTTCCAGGCGAACGTCGACGGATCGCAGGCAGCGGTGGCGGCGCTCGCTCCGGTGCTGTCCGAGCGGGACCCGGAACTCGCGGCCACCATCGAGCAGCGCTTCGCGGAACTCGACACCGAGCTCGCGAAGTACCGCCAGGGTGACGGCTTCGTCTCCTACGACACGGTCACCGAGCCGCAGCGCCAGGACCTGTCGAAGAAGATCGACGCCCTGTCCGCGTCGGTGAGCCAGGTCCAGGGTGTCGTCGCAGGCGCCTGA
- the efeB gene encoding iron uptake transporter deferrochelatase/peroxidase subunit: MSSQAPERTSDTDAAATPPSRRLSRRALFGGVGAGALAVGAGAALGRSTAPEPVVADAAEAVVPFRGVHQAGIVTPAQDRMHFVTFDVTTTSRDEIVAMLTKWTAMAERLTVGAESVPGGVVGGGQYEPPGDTGEAYGLMPSNLTLTIGFGPSFFDRLDLGDRRPAALQDLPRFPGDDLDPARSGGDIAVQACADDPQVAVHAIRNLARIAFGTASVRWSQLGFGRTASTSTAQATPRNLFGFKDGTNNIKAEEAATVDEHVWVNGGESDWMTGGTYLVARRIRMKIEPWDRAVLGEQERVIGRSKATGAPLGGTAEFDTVDLGSSTIAKDAHVRLASSESLGGIKILRRGYNFTDGSDGFGHLDAGLFFVAFCSDPQTQFVPMQQALARRDALNEYISHVGSAVFACPPGVPEGTEDYWGSTLFG; this comes from the coding sequence GTGTCGTCGCAGGCGCCTGAGCGGACGTCCGACACGGACGCCGCCGCCACCCCGCCGAGTCGACGCCTCTCGCGCCGCGCGCTCTTCGGTGGCGTGGGAGCCGGCGCACTCGCGGTCGGCGCCGGTGCCGCGCTGGGCCGGTCGACCGCACCCGAACCCGTGGTCGCCGACGCGGCCGAGGCCGTGGTGCCGTTCCGCGGCGTCCACCAGGCGGGCATCGTCACGCCCGCACAGGACCGCATGCACTTCGTCACCTTCGACGTGACGACCACCTCGCGCGACGAGATCGTCGCGATGCTCACGAAGTGGACGGCGATGGCCGAACGTCTCACCGTCGGCGCCGAGTCGGTTCCCGGTGGCGTGGTCGGCGGCGGACAGTACGAGCCGCCCGGTGACACCGGCGAGGCCTACGGCCTGATGCCGTCCAACCTCACGCTGACCATCGGCTTCGGCCCGTCGTTCTTCGACAGGCTCGACTTGGGCGACCGCAGACCGGCTGCGCTGCAGGATCTTCCGCGATTCCCCGGAGACGACCTCGACCCGGCGCGGAGCGGTGGCGACATCGCGGTGCAGGCCTGCGCCGACGATCCGCAGGTGGCGGTGCACGCCATCCGCAATCTCGCGCGCATCGCGTTCGGCACCGCGTCGGTGCGGTGGTCGCAGCTCGGCTTCGGTCGCACCGCGTCGACGTCGACCGCCCAGGCGACACCGCGCAACCTCTTCGGCTTCAAGGACGGCACGAACAACATCAAGGCCGAGGAAGCGGCGACCGTCGACGAGCACGTGTGGGTGAACGGCGGCGAGTCCGACTGGATGACGGGCGGCACCTACCTCGTGGCGCGGCGCATCCGGATGAAGATCGAACCGTGGGACCGCGCGGTGCTCGGCGAACAGGAACGCGTCATCGGTCGGTCCAAGGCCACCGGCGCGCCACTGGGCGGCACGGCCGAGTTCGACACCGTCGACCTCGGCTCCTCGACCATCGCGAAGGACGCGCACGTACGACTGGCGTCGTCGGAGTCGTTGGGCGGCATCAAGATTCTTCGCCGCGGGTACAACTTCACCGACGGCTCCGACGGCTTCGGCCACCTCGACGCGGGGCTCTTCTTCGTCGCTTTCTGCAGCGATCCGCAGACCCAGTTCGTGCCTATGCAGCAAGCTCTCGCGCGACGAGATGCCCTGAACGAGTACATCTCCCACGTCGGCTCGGCGGTCTTCGCCTGCCCACCGGGAGTTCCGGAAGGCACCGAGGACTACTGGGGCTCGACGCTCTTCGGCTAG
- a CDS encoding MazG family protein, giving the protein MTILLLDPLRPTMVPVQAVTLLDKPVGFTEEVPVSIRWRLTGFTSAGDDEPEVLISTSRDNPDVQERITRGEDVIEVPVPRGGNLAEAVFVIDKLRSLGGWEAQQTHESLRGYLLEETYELLDAIETGDADSIREELGDLLLQVIFHARIAKDAGAEAFDIDDVASTLVAKLTHRSPHLADTSGAPIDIGAQEKAWEERKAAEKVRASCLDGIAMAQPSLALAQQVITRAVKAGLPQDFVPESMLSVRIDISGDHGATSAEDSLRRIVNEFVADVRAAERGAAMDGVRSAEMDARAWSKYWPGTDMFGRPLAATGTDDARVAASHHRPQADEKNR; this is encoded by the coding sequence ATGACGATTCTGCTGCTGGATCCCCTGCGGCCCACCATGGTGCCGGTGCAGGCCGTGACGTTGCTGGACAAGCCCGTGGGCTTCACCGAAGAGGTGCCGGTCTCCATCCGCTGGCGCCTCACGGGGTTCACCTCCGCGGGCGACGACGAGCCCGAGGTGCTCATCAGCACCAGCCGCGACAACCCCGACGTCCAGGAACGCATCACGCGCGGCGAGGACGTCATCGAGGTGCCGGTACCCCGCGGCGGCAACCTCGCCGAGGCCGTCTTCGTCATCGACAAACTGCGCTCACTCGGCGGATGGGAGGCGCAGCAGACGCACGAGTCGCTGCGCGGGTACCTCCTCGAGGAGACCTACGAACTGCTCGATGCCATCGAGACCGGCGATGCGGACTCCATCCGGGAGGAGCTCGGCGATCTGCTGCTGCAGGTCATCTTCCACGCGCGCATCGCCAAGGACGCGGGCGCCGAGGCGTTCGACATCGACGACGTGGCGTCCACCCTGGTGGCCAAGTTGACCCACCGCAGCCCGCACCTGGCCGACACGTCCGGCGCCCCGATCGACATCGGTGCGCAGGAGAAGGCCTGGGAGGAGCGCAAGGCCGCGGAGAAGGTACGCGCGTCGTGTCTCGACGGCATCGCCATGGCGCAGCCGTCGCTCGCGCTCGCCCAGCAGGTCATCACCCGAGCGGTCAAGGCCGGGCTCCCTCAGGACTTCGTCCCGGAGTCCATGCTCTCGGTGCGCATCGACATCTCGGGTGATCACGGCGCCACCAGCGCCGAGGACTCGTTGCGCCGCATCGTCAACGAGTTCGTGGCCGACGTACGGGCCGCGGAGCGCGGCGCCGCCATGGACGGAGTCCGATCGGCCGAGATGGACGCACGAGCGTGGTCCAAGTACTGGCCGGGAACCGACATGTTCGGCCGACCGCTCGCGGCGACGGGGACGGACGACGCACGCGTCGCCGCGTCCCACCATCGGCCGCAGGCGGACGAGAAGAACCGCTGA